In the genome of Laribacter hongkongensis DSM 14985, the window ATCAGCGCCAGGATTTCGACCGTGCCGAGGCGATGTACCGGAAAGCACTGGAGCTTGCACCGGACGACGCAAACACTACATGCAATTACTCTGGTTTTTGTTTAATCGTTAACAATACACCCGCTTTAAATCTGGTGCCGTCATTGGTTAAAAGGGTTATTGAACTTTCGGCACCACAGGCATCTCAAGTCATCGCAGAAGCATTGCTTTATGGTCAATTGCATTCAGAACTGAAAAATAAGCAACAGAGTTACTATCTAGGCCAGCTAAAAAGTCTGCTTAGCATGAACTTCAAAAGAGGCAACTGGGATTTTTCCTCCATCTTTAGTGCAGTTATGCCGAAAATTCCTCAAGAGCGACATGATCTCTATAAAGCTATCGGCGATGCCATCCTAGATGCTAATGCTGTCATATCCCTAGATGAATTCCAATTATGGAAAGAAACATTCCCGTCCGATCCGTTTGAAAGCAACATCAACAATCAAGATTGATAGCAATTTTTACATCAGCAGCAATATCCATTATTGAAGCGAATTTCACGCACTATTCTTTAAACAAGAAATTATCAATTAATATTTTTCGCATCTCACTAATCTGCCCGCCCTGTGCGGGCTTTTTTATTGGAGCCAGTCATGGACCTTGTCCAGTTCGGGGTCGTGCTCAAGGCGTTCGACCAGATGTCCGGTGTGTTTGCCGGGGCATCAAGTAAATCCGTCGCGGCACTGGGCCGGATCGACCAGAAGATGGGGGCGATATCGGACCGGTTTGATCGGTTTGGCGCCAAGCTAGCCGGAGATGGCGCCATGCTCACCGGCCTGATGCAAAAGCCGGTCAGCGCCTTCATGGAAGCGGAAGACGCCGCCACCGGGCTCAAGGTCGCCATGATGGGGGTCGGCGGCGAGGTCGACAAACAGTTCGGCTCCATCAACAACCTGGCTGTCGGGCTTGGCAACAAGCTGCCCGGCACCACGGCGGATTTCCAGAACATGATGTCTGCCCTGATCAAGCAGGGGGTGAGTTACGACGCGATTCTGGGTGGAGTCGGCGAGGCCGCTGCCTATCTGGGGGTGCTTCTGAAAAAGCCGCCGCAGGAAGCCGCCGAGTTTGCTGCCAAGTTGCAGGACGCCACCGGCACATCTGAAAAAGACATGCTCGGGCTGATGGATACCGTGCAGCGCATGGCCAATCTCGGCATGAAAGACAGCGACATGCTGTCTTTTTTCTCGAAGATGGGTCCGGCCATGGACACCATGCGTCGCAAGGGAATAGATGTCTCGAAAGAGCTGGCACCCTTCGGCGTGATGTTCGACCAGATGGGCATGCAGGGAGAGGCCGCCGGCAATGCCCTGCGAAAAGTGGTCCAGCTTGGCATGGATGCAAAAAAGGTCGGCAAGGTGAATGACTTGCTGTCCAAAAAAGGCATCAAGCTCGATTTCACTGACGGCAAAGGTGAGTTCGGTGGCATGCCGAAGCTGATGGCAGAGCTGGACAAGCTCAAGGGGCTGGACATGCAGACCCGGTTGGCAGCCCTGAAAGAGGTGTTCGGAGACGATTCAGAAACGCTCCAGGTGCTGTCGAAGGTCATCGACAAGGGGGCGGACGGCTACAACGAGGCGGTTGAAAAACTGGCCCGGCAAGCCACGCTGCAACAGCGGGTCAATGCCCAGCTCGGTACCCTGAAAAACCTGTGGGACGCTGCCAGCGGCAGCTTTACCAACACGCTGGCTTCGGTCGGAGAGCTGATGGCTCCGGAATTGAAGCAACTGACAGAATGGTTCGGCGACGCTACCCAGTCGGCCAGTGATTTCATCGCGGAATATCCCGGAGTGGCGAAAGTTGCAGGTCTGGCCACCGCCGGCATCGGCGGCCTGCTGCTGGGCATGTCGGCGCTGGCAGTCACGCTTGGTACTGTCACCCGGCTTGGCGGTTATGCCATGTCGCCGCTGGCCAAGGTTTTCAGCATGTTTGGCCGTAAAAAAGGCAAGGCCGGTGCAGCGGGTGAGGCCGCTGGCGGCATGGCTGATGCCATTTCCGTGCAGCGCGTCTTTGTCGTCAACTGGCCTGGTGGTGGCATGGATTTCGGCGGCGCAGGCGGTGGCAAGCCGGGTACGGCGGCCGGGGAAGTCGGCAAGAAATCCCGCCTCGGCCGGCTGATGGGCTCCATGAAAAACCTGGACGTTGGCCGGTTGGCCGGGCGTCTGGGGGCGGTGGCTGCGCTGGGTGCCGGTGTTTACGGTGCAGTGCAGATTGCCAACGACAAGACGCTTAGCCCGGACAAGCGCCGCGAGGCACTGGGCGAAACTGCCGGCAGCACCGCTGGCGGTGCGCTGGGTGGCTGGGGCGGCGCAGCGGCCGGGGCCGCGCTGGGAACCATGCTGTTGCCTGGCATCGGCTCGGTGATTGGTGGCCTGCTTGGCGGCCTAGGCGGTGGCACGCTGCTGGGGTCTCTGGGTGGCAGCCTTGGCAAGAGCCTGGCGGCGTCCCGTCCGGACAAGCCATCTCCTGCCCCGACGCCGCTGAACCCGGCTGCCGCCGCAGCCAAGGGCAATGCGACGGCACCCGCAGCGGCTTCAACAACCGTGCAGCTCAACTACTCGCCCACACTCACGATCCAGGGCGACCCGATCCCCGGCACCAAGGAAAAGTTCGCCCGCATGCTGTCAGAACACAAGGACATCGTGGTGCGGATGGTGCAGGACGTGGTCGAGCAAAAGGCCCGCACGGCGTACTCAGCATCATAAGGAGCATGCATGTTTGCCCAGTTGGGAGAGCTTCGCTTTGAGCTGATCAAGCACTGGGACGGCCTGCAAATCAAGGAGCAGACACGGTTTGCCAAGCACGAAATGGCCGCCGGCAAGCCGCGCCTGCAACATCTTGGCGAAGATGCGGTCAGCCTGACTATCGAGCTGTCATTCCATGAGTTTTTCTGCGACCCGCAAACCGAGCTGGACCGCCTGAAACGGGCGCGCGTGGCCGGCAAGGCGCTGCCGCTGGTGTGGGGAAACGGGCTGGTCGAGGGCGATTTTGTCATCGACTCGGTCAGCATCACTCACCAGAGCAATGACCCGTTTGGCCTGCTGACCTCGGTATCGGCATCGGTCATCCTGCAAGAGTTCGTCGACGAACTGCCGCTGGAAACCCGCAAGCGCGAGCAGAAAGACGCCGCGCCGGCTCGTGCCGGCAAGGGCTCCAAAAAGAAAAAGCCGGCCACCACAAAAAAAACCGGCGGTAGCTACAAGACCGTCACTGAGCAAAATGGCGACGGCGTGTCGTGGACCAAAATCACGAGGGACTAGCCGATGGAATACATCGAGCACATTACCTCCAGCGGCGAGCGATGGGACACGCTGGCCTGGCGCTACTACGGCGACGCCACGCTTTACCGCCCCATCATTGAAGCCAACCCGCATCTTCGCATCCTGCCATCACTTGCTGCCGGGCTGCCGGTCAGGATTCCCGTGCTGGAATCCGACGCCGACACCCTGCCCCCCGAGGACTTGCCCCCATGGAAACGCTGACCCCTGCCGGTATCCGCCGGCCATGGTTCCGGCTGGACTATGAAAAAAAGGATGTCTCGACCGACATCAGCCAGTTTCTCCGCTCGCTGACTTACACCGACCGGCAAAGCGGCGAGTCTGACGAAATCGAAATCAAGCTGGAAGACTGTGCCGGGCGCTGGATGGATGCCTGGTACCCCACCAAGGGTGACGAAGTCAGCCTGTGGATCGGCTACGCCGACGAGGCACCCATGCCGTGCGGCATGTTCCAGATTGATGAAATTGAAATGGACGGCCCGCCGTCCACGGTCAGCATCCGCGCGCTGGCCTCCGGCATCCGCACCGCCATCCGCACGCCGTACAGCAAGGCTTATACCGGCACCACGCTGGCGAGCATGGCCGCGCAGATTGCCCAGCGGAACCAGCTCACGCTGGCGGGCAACCCGGAGCCAGTGCCGCTTGGCCGCATCGCGCAGACGCAGGAAACGGATCTGGCCTTCCTGCACCGCATTGCGCGGGATTACGACCATGTCGTGAGCGTGCGGGGCAAGCAGCTCTACTGCGCACCCCGCGACAGCATCATCAACCGCGATGCCGTGTTGGTGGTGTCGAGCCTCGAGCAGATCAAGCGCTGGCGGATGCGCGACAAGACCAGCGCAGTCTATCGCAGTGTCACCGTCTGCTATCTCGACCCGAAAACCAAAAAGCTGGTCGAGCATACCGAAACCGCCGCGCAGCCTGCCCGCAAGAAAAAGGGCGGCAAGGAAACCGACAAGGTCAAGGACGAAGTCAATGACACGCTGAAAGTCAACGAACGCTGCGACAGCAAGGCGCAGGCCGTTGCCCGCGCCAAGGCGCTGCTGAAGGACAAGAACCTGAAAGCCGTCGAGGGCGAGGTGGTCATGCTGGGCGAGCCCCGGCTGGTGGCCGGCAACGCACTGGGGATCGATTGCCTTGGGCGGTTGTCCGGTGATTACACCATCACCGAATCGCGCCACGTCATTGACGGCAGCGGCGGCTACGAAACCACGGTGCAGATCCAGCGTGTGCGTGCCGGCAGCGAGCGTACCAACCGCAAAAAAGGGGCGGGTGATGACGGCCGCTGATGCCATTTACTGGTCGCCGAGACTGGGCCGGACTGGCGAGGTGGTGACGGATCTGGATGACATTAATCAGTCCATCTGCATCCTGCTGCGCACCCGGCACGGCACCGTGCCGCATGACCCCCTGTTCGGTACCGACATTTTCCGCTGGCTGGATGCCCCGGTAGACGTGGCCCTGCCCTCCATCGTGATGGAAGTGCGCGAAGCCATCCGCATGTTCGAGCCGCGTGCCGAGTTTGCCGGATGCACTGTCCGTCACCCTGCCCCCGGCCATGCCGTCCTCACCGTTACCTGGCGCCCGGCCGGTGAGCTTGCCGGTACCGGGCGCTCAACCGAGGTTGCCATTCGTGACTACGCCGCCTGACTACATTACCCGCGATCCGGCGGAACTGAACGCCGAACTGGTGGCCGCTTTCGAGTCCGCCACCGATAAAACCCTTTACCCCGCGCAGCCCGAGAGCCTGTTTATCAACTGGATGGCATGGCGCCTGAGTTTGCACCGCGAGCAGATTCAGGATGCTGCCATGCTCAACCTGGTGCGCTTTTCGCGCGGGCCGGCGCTCGATGCGCTGGCCGAAGACCGCGACGACCAGCGCCTGCAGGCGTTTGCTGCCGGCACGGTAATCCGGTTTGCCCGCACCACTCCAGCCCCGGCCCATACCCTGGTTCCTGCCGGTACGCTGGTCGCATCGCAGGACGGGGCCATCGTGTTTGTTACGTCCGATGCAGTAACCCTGCCTGCCGGGATTTCCAGCGTCGCCGTGCCCGCCAGTTGCACCCGGTCCGGTGTCGCCGGCAACGGTTTTGTCGCCGGCCAGATCCGCGACATCCTGTCTCCCATCGGCGCGGGCATCACGGCCAGCAACATCACCACCACGGCAGACGGGGCCGAGCAGGAAACCGACGAGCGCTTGCAAGCGCGGCTGCTGGCCGCGTTTGACCGCTACTCGGTTGGCGGCCCGCAGGCGGCGTATCGCCGGCTGGCCATGGATGCCCACCCTGGCATCATCGACGTGGCCGTTGTGCGCACCAATCCGGGCGAACTCACCCTGTATCCGCTGCTGGATGCCGGCCTGCCGGGAGAGGCAGCGGTACGCGCCGTGCAGGATTACGTGTCGGATGATTCGCGCCGGGTGCTGTGCGACACCGTGTTTGCCGCCAGCCCGGTCGCGGCGGATTACCAGATCCGCGCCCGGATATTGCCACTGCCTGGGGTACCGGTTTCCGACGCCATCGCCGCCGCCACGCAAGCCGTGCAGGCGCTGGCCGCCCGGCTGGCCAGCGAGCTGGGCGGCGACATCGTGCCCAGCCAGTTTGTATCGGCCATGCAGCCGTTCGCCCACCGGGTCGAGCTGGATCTGGCTTACCGCGCCTGCCAGCTGCATGAGTGGCGGCACTGCACCGGTATCGAGATTTCGGAGCTGACACCATGACAACTGCCCCACCCGATTTGCCCGATGTGCTGGTCGCCGATCCGCGCTTTGTCGAACTGGCCCGGCTGGTCGAAAAGGAGCTGGCCAGCGTGCCGGCTTCTTCTGTTCTGGTGCGGCTGATCGACTTCGCCCCGCCCGAGCTGCTGCCGGTGCTGGCCGAGGAATTCAGCATGCTCGACGACGGCTGGGAGCTGGCTGAAACCGAAGCTGCCCAGCGCTCCCTGCTCAAGCAGGCCGTCAACATCCACGCCCGCAAGGGCACACCCGCCGCCATACGCGATGTCTTCCGCGCAGTCGGGCTTGGCGAAATCCGCATCGACGAAGGCCGCTGCGGCAAGCGCCGCGACGGCACTTACCGGCGTGACGGCTTTGCCATGCGCGGCACCCACCTCGACCACTGGGCGCATTACCGGGTTGTCTGCGCGCGGCTTCTTTCGGTCAGGCAGGCCGCCGCCGTGCGCCGCATGCTCGAAAGCGTCGCCCCGGCCAGCCGTGAGCTGGTCGCCATTGATTTTTCTGATGCCGCGCTGATTCGCAACGGGTTTGCCCACCGCGACGGCACTTATACCCGAGGACTGATTCTATGAGTGGAACGCTGACCGAACAGGCAGATTGGCGCCCTGTGCGCTATTTCGAAGCCAACGCCCTGCTGACCGGCGGGCCGGATTGCCCGGACAACCTGCCCTTGCGCGATCTGGTTGCTCGTGATGAATACCTGAAGACCGCACTTGAAGGTCACGGCGCTGCGCCTGATCCGCACCCGCAGTATCTGACTGAAGCGGAGGGAAAACAGCGGATTGACGCGGCCGTTGCGGCGCTGGTTGCAGGTGCGCCGGGCACGCTCGACACGTTGAAGGAACTGTCTGACGCACTGGGCGGTGACCGGAATTTTTCGGCGACGGTGATGAGTCTGCTGGCCGGGAAGCTCGGCAATACCGAAACGGCAGCGGATGCGGCGAAGCTCGGCGGGCAGCTACCGGGTTACTACGCCAAGGCCGAAGACCTGCAAGGTCTTTGCGGCTTCAAGAACCTGCTGATCAACAGCAATTTCAGCATCAATCAGCGCGGTTATGTGTCTGGAACGCCGACCGGCACAGCAAATCAATACACGGTTGATCGATGGCGAGTCGTTGTCAGCGGGCAACGCATTACATGGACGAGCGATGGCAACACTCTCACGGTTACAGCACCGGCTGGTGGCATGGAGCAAGTCATTGAGGGTGCCGCTATTTCTGGTGGCATCTACCGCCTGTCATGGACGGGTACGGCGTCAGCGAGCGTTGGCGGCACTTCCGTTTCAAATGGTGAGGCCATCGCGTTGCCTGGTGGAGTCAACGTGGCCGTAAAATTTACAGTTGGAACTGTATCTCGCCCACAGCTCGAAAAATCTCTGGTGTCGACTCGATACGAAGAGCGTCCGCCCGGACTCGAGTTGTCATTGTGCCAACGCTACTACGAAAACG includes:
- a CDS encoding baseplate J/gp47 family protein, with the protein product MTTPPDYITRDPAELNAELVAAFESATDKTLYPAQPESLFINWMAWRLSLHREQIQDAAMLNLVRFSRGPALDALAEDRDDQRLQAFAAGTVIRFARTTPAPAHTLVPAGTLVASQDGAIVFVTSDAVTLPAGISSVAVPASCTRSGVAGNGFVAGQIRDILSPIGAGITASNITTTADGAEQETDERLQARLLAAFDRYSVGGPQAAYRRLAMDAHPGIIDVAVVRTNPGELTLYPLLDAGLPGEAAVRAVQDYVSDDSRRVLCDTVFAASPVAADYQIRARILPLPGVPVSDAIAAATQAVQALAARLASELGGDIVPSQFVSAMQPFAHRVELDLAYRACQLHEWRHCTGIEISELTP
- a CDS encoding phage tail tape measure protein, with protein sequence MDLVQFGVVLKAFDQMSGVFAGASSKSVAALGRIDQKMGAISDRFDRFGAKLAGDGAMLTGLMQKPVSAFMEAEDAATGLKVAMMGVGGEVDKQFGSINNLAVGLGNKLPGTTADFQNMMSALIKQGVSYDAILGGVGEAAAYLGVLLKKPPQEAAEFAAKLQDATGTSEKDMLGLMDTVQRMANLGMKDSDMLSFFSKMGPAMDTMRRKGIDVSKELAPFGVMFDQMGMQGEAAGNALRKVVQLGMDAKKVGKVNDLLSKKGIKLDFTDGKGEFGGMPKLMAELDKLKGLDMQTRLAALKEVFGDDSETLQVLSKVIDKGADGYNEAVEKLARQATLQQRVNAQLGTLKNLWDAASGSFTNTLASVGELMAPELKQLTEWFGDATQSASDFIAEYPGVAKVAGLATAGIGGLLLGMSALAVTLGTVTRLGGYAMSPLAKVFSMFGRKKGKAGAAGEAAGGMADAISVQRVFVVNWPGGGMDFGGAGGGKPGTAAGEVGKKSRLGRLMGSMKNLDVGRLAGRLGAVAALGAGVYGAVQIANDKTLSPDKRREALGETAGSTAGGALGGWGGAAAGAALGTMLLPGIGSVIGGLLGGLGGGTLLGSLGGSLGKSLAASRPDKPSPAPTPLNPAAAAAKGNATAPAAASTTVQLNYSPTLTIQGDPIPGTKEKFARMLSEHKDIVVRMVQDVVEQKARTAYSAS
- a CDS encoding tail protein X; amino-acid sequence: MEYIEHITSSGERWDTLAWRYYGDATLYRPIIEANPHLRILPSLAAGLPVRIPVLESDADTLPPEDLPPWKR
- a CDS encoding phage late control D family protein, which codes for METLTPAGIRRPWFRLDYEKKDVSTDISQFLRSLTYTDRQSGESDEIEIKLEDCAGRWMDAWYPTKGDEVSLWIGYADEAPMPCGMFQIDEIEMDGPPSTVSIRALASGIRTAIRTPYSKAYTGTTLASMAAQIAQRNQLTLAGNPEPVPLGRIAQTQETDLAFLHRIARDYDHVVSVRGKQLYCAPRDSIINRDAVLVVSSLEQIKRWRMRDKTSAVYRSVTVCYLDPKTKKLVEHTETAAQPARKKKGGKETDKVKDEVNDTLKVNERCDSKAQAVARAKALLKDKNLKAVEGEVVMLGEPRLVAGNALGIDCLGRLSGDYTITESRHVIDGSGGYETTVQIQRVRAGSERTNRKKGAGDDGR
- a CDS encoding GPW/gp25 family protein, producing the protein MTAADAIYWSPRLGRTGEVVTDLDDINQSICILLRTRHGTVPHDPLFGTDIFRWLDAPVDVALPSIVMEVREAIRMFEPRAEFAGCTVRHPAPGHAVLTVTWRPAGELAGTGRSTEVAIRDYAA
- a CDS encoding phage tail protein I: MTTAPPDLPDVLVADPRFVELARLVEKELASVPASSVLVRLIDFAPPELLPVLAEEFSMLDDGWELAETEAAQRSLLKQAVNIHARKGTPAAIRDVFRAVGLGEIRIDEGRCGKRRDGTYRRDGFAMRGTHLDHWAHYRVVCARLLSVRQAAAVRRMLESVAPASRELVAIDFSDAALIRNGFAHRDGTYTRGLIL
- a CDS encoding tetratricopeptide repeat protein, whose translation is QRQDFDRAEAMYRKALELAPDDANTTCNYSGFCLIVNNTPALNLVPSLVKRVIELSAPQASQVIAEALLYGQLHSELKNKQQSYYLGQLKSLLSMNFKRGNWDFSSIFSAVMPKIPQERHDLYKAIGDAILDANAVISLDEFQLWKETFPSDPFESNINNQD
- a CDS encoding phage tail protein produces the protein MFAQLGELRFELIKHWDGLQIKEQTRFAKHEMAAGKPRLQHLGEDAVSLTIELSFHEFFCDPQTELDRLKRARVAGKALPLVWGNGLVEGDFVIDSVSITHQSNDPFGLLTSVSASVILQEFVDELPLETRKREQKDAAPARAGKGSKKKKPATTKKTGGSYKTVTEQNGDGVSWTKITRD